A genomic stretch from Marinimicrobium sp. C6131 includes:
- a CDS encoding alpha/beta hydrolase, with protein sequence MTVFSQTETAITINGPAGALEARIQAGAETGALSGRALTAIVCHPHPQHGGTMSNKVVTTLVRTYRDLGVATVRFNFRGVGASEGTFDNAVGEVDDLLAVRDWLANQRPDGALLLAGFSFGSAVAAGAVYRAEPVEHLTLIAPPVERYAYDRDGRFPCPVCIAQGERDDVVVPEGVIRWSETQLQSPHVLLRYPQAGHFFHGQLTVLKTDLASTIQRQLGAAS encoded by the coding sequence GTGACAGTATTTTCGCAAACCGAGACCGCAATTACCATCAACGGGCCGGCGGGTGCGCTCGAAGCCCGCATTCAGGCCGGTGCCGAAACCGGGGCCCTCTCCGGACGGGCGTTGACGGCAATCGTCTGTCACCCGCATCCGCAGCACGGTGGCACGATGAGTAATAAGGTGGTGACGACGCTGGTGCGAACCTACCGGGACCTGGGGGTGGCGACGGTACGCTTCAATTTTCGGGGGGTAGGGGCCAGCGAGGGAACCTTCGACAACGCCGTTGGTGAGGTGGATGACCTGCTTGCCGTGCGTGACTGGCTCGCCAATCAGCGCCCGGATGGCGCTCTGCTGCTGGCGGGCTTTTCGTTCGGGTCGGCGGTTGCGGCCGGGGCGGTGTACCGGGCGGAGCCGGTCGAGCACCTGACGCTGATTGCGCCGCCCGTTGAGCGGTATGCCTATGACCGGGATGGGCGCTTTCCCTGCCCGGTCTGCATTGCTCAGGGGGAGCGGGATGATGTGGTGGTGCCCGAGGGGGTGATCCGGTGGAGCGAAACCCAACTGCAATCACCACACGTCTTATTGCGTTATCCGCAGGCCGGTCACTTCTTCCACGGCCAGTTGACCGTGCTCAAGACAGATCTGGCGTCCACCATACAGCGGCAGTTGGGTGCCGCATCATGA
- the zapE gene encoding cell division protein ZapE gives MSRPELEHDTPRHRYQRDLEQPGFTQDPAQARVVDELQALFEVLVERAAPNAGLSGVWSRLWRLLSKAPITPVTGLYIWGGVGRGKTYLMDNFYESLPFERKMRAHFHRFMRRVHGDLKQLDGQKNPLEQVADRIAGEARVICFDEFFVSDITDAMILGTLMQALFRRGVTLVATSNIPPDNLYKDGLQRSRFLPAIEQIKRHTKVLELDSHNDYRLRALEQAELYHSPLDERADESLMASFRSLVPAEDEICADQVLEVEGRAIRARYLGEDVAWFEFLALCDGPRSQNDYIELAREFHAVVVSNVPPLGRGNDDQARRFINLVDEFYDRRVKLVLSAARPLTQIYDEGRLSFEFERTISRLLEMQSRDYLAQPHKP, from the coding sequence ATGAGCCGGCCGGAATTGGAACACGACACGCCGCGCCATCGCTATCAGCGTGATCTGGAGCAGCCCGGGTTCACTCAGGACCCGGCGCAGGCACGGGTGGTCGATGAGCTTCAGGCGCTGTTTGAGGTGCTGGTCGAGCGGGCCGCTCCCAATGCCGGTCTGTCGGGGGTGTGGTCGCGCCTGTGGCGCCTGCTCTCAAAAGCACCGATAACGCCGGTTACCGGGCTGTATATCTGGGGCGGCGTCGGGCGGGGCAAAACCTACCTGATGGACAACTTCTACGAAAGCCTGCCGTTCGAGCGGAAAATGCGCGCTCATTTCCACCGTTTTATGCGTCGGGTCCACGGTGATCTCAAGCAGCTCGACGGCCAGAAAAACCCGCTTGAGCAGGTGGCGGACCGGATCGCCGGGGAGGCGAGGGTGATCTGCTTTGATGAATTTTTTGTCTCGGACATCACCGATGCCATGATTCTGGGCACCCTGATGCAGGCGCTGTTTCGCCGCGGCGTCACCCTGGTGGCGACCTCCAATATTCCACCCGACAACCTCTATAAGGACGGTCTGCAGCGAAGCCGGTTTCTGCCCGCCATTGAGCAGATCAAGCGTCATACAAAGGTGTTGGAGCTGGACAGTCACAACGATTATCGCCTGCGCGCCCTGGAGCAGGCCGAGCTGTACCACAGCCCCCTTGATGAGCGGGCGGACGAGAGCCTGATGGCCAGTTTTCGCAGTCTGGTGCCCGCCGAGGACGAAATATGCGCCGACCAGGTGCTGGAAGTGGAGGGGCGCGCGATCCGGGCGCGCTATCTCGGTGAGGATGTCGCCTGGTTTGAGTTCCTGGCGCTGTGCGATGGGCCCCGCTCGCAGAATGACTACATTGAGCTGGCCCGGGAGTTTCATGCGGTGGTGGTGAGTAATGTGCCGCCGCTGGGGCGGGGCAACGACGATCAGGCCCGTCGTTTCATCAATCTGGTGGACGAGTTTTACGATCGCCGGGTGAAGCTGGTACTATCCGCCGCTCGGCCGCTGACGCAGATTTACGATGAGGGACGGCTGAGCTTCGAGTTCGAGCGTACCATCAGCCGCCTGCTGGAAATGCAGAGCCGCGATTACCTGGCCCAGCCCCACAAGCCCTGA
- the rplM gene encoding 50S ribosomal protein L13 yields the protein MKTYSAKPETVSRDWFVVDAEGKTLGRMATEIARRLRGKHKPEYTPHVDTGDYIVVINAEKVRVTGKKASDKIYYHHTGYIGGIKSISFEKLIQKAPERTIQNAVKGMLPRGPLGRAMFKKLKVYAGNEHPHTAQQPQELTI from the coding sequence ATGAAGACTTATAGTGCTAAACCTGAAACGGTCTCTCGCGACTGGTTCGTCGTTGATGCCGAAGGCAAGACTCTGGGCCGTATGGCTACAGAGATTGCCCGTCGTCTGCGCGGCAAGCACAAGCCCGAGTACACACCTCATGTGGACACGGGTGACTACATTGTCGTGATCAACGCTGAAAAAGTTCGTGTGACCGGTAAGAAGGCCAGCGACAAGATTTACTACCATCACACCGGTTATATCGGCGGCATCAAGTCCATCAGCTTCGAAAAGCTGATCCAGAAAGCCCCCGAGCGCACCATCCAGAACGCCGTCAAGGGCATGCTGCCCCGCGGGCCCCTGGGTCGCGCCATGTTCAAAAAACTCAAGGTCTACGCAGGTAACGAGCATCCGCACACTGCGCAGCAACCTCAAGAACTGACTATCTAA
- the rpsI gene encoding 30S ribosomal protein S9 encodes MAVTQYYGTGRRKTSTARVFIAQGSGNITVNDRPLDEYFGREVARMIVRQPLENVEMADKFDVKVTVKGGGSFGQAGAIRHGLTRALMEYDETLRGSLREAGYVTRDSRAVERKKVGLRKARKRPQFSKR; translated from the coding sequence ATGGCAGTTACTCAATATTACGGTACGGGTCGCCGCAAGACCTCCACCGCCCGGGTGTTCATCGCCCAGGGTAGCGGAAACATCACCGTCAATGACCGTCCTCTGGACGAGTACTTTGGCCGTGAAGTGGCGCGCATGATCGTGCGTCAGCCGCTTGAAAATGTGGAAATGGCCGACAAGTTCGACGTGAAAGTCACCGTGAAAGGCGGTGGTAGCTTTGGTCAGGCGGGCGCCATTCGCCACGGTCTGACCCGTGCTCTGATGGAATACGACGAAACGCTGCGTGGCTCTCTGCGTGAAGCAGGTTACGTAACTCGCGACTCTCGCGCTGTCGAGCGTAAGAAAGTGGGTCTGCGTAAAGCCCGTAAGCGTCCGCAGTTCTCCAAGCGTTAA